The following are encoded in a window of Candidatus Anstonellales archaeon genomic DNA:
- a CDS encoding radical SAM protein, with amino-acid sequence MFEVVSSYLRMSQEKLTELRDEFVGILERCILCPRKCKVNRLEDKRGFCKTGRLAVVCGFQRHFGEEKELVGIRGSGTVFFSFCNLRCVFCQNYDISQLGNGKEMSANEIADGMLWLQSQGAHNINLVTPTHVIPQILEALVIARKKGLRLPLVYNSGGYDDPEIIRKLEGIFDIYMPDAKYSLDENAIRYSAASNYWNICKKNLIEMNRQVGVLKTDKRGIATRGLIIRHLVLPNGLAGSKEVIDFIAENLPPDTYLNIMAQYFPTYKAQEYQELSTRVSLREYIELIRYARERGLKRVCAEQVSLL; translated from the coding sequence ATGTTTGAAGTGGTTTCCTCATACCTTCGTATGAGTCAAGAGAAGTTGACGGAGCTAAGAGACGAATTTGTAGGAATATTAGAAAGGTGCATTTTATGTCCAAGAAAGTGCAAAGTCAACAGGTTAGAGGACAAACGTGGTTTTTGCAAGACCGGAAGGCTGGCGGTTGTTTGTGGATTTCAGAGGCATTTTGGAGAGGAAAAAGAGCTTGTTGGAATTAGAGGCAGCGGAACAGTGTTCTTTTCATTTTGTAACTTGCGCTGTGTTTTCTGCCAAAATTACGATATTTCCCAGCTGGGAAATGGAAAAGAGATGAGTGCAAATGAGATTGCGGATGGGATGCTTTGGCTACAGAGCCAAGGAGCACACAATATAAACCTAGTCACGCCTACTCACGTCATCCCCCAGATTCTTGAAGCCCTGGTTATAGCAAGAAAGAAAGGTCTGAGACTTCCCCTTGTATACAACTCCGGAGGATATGATGACCCAGAAATTATCAGGAAGCTTGAAGGGATTTTTGATATTTATATGCCAGATGCAAAGTATTCTTTAGATGAAAACGCCATTAGGTACTCCGCTGCTTCAAATTATTGGAATATTTGCAAAAAAAACCTTATTGAGATGAACAGACAGGTAGGTGTATTGAAGACGGATAAGAGAGGCATAGCAACCCGAGGACTTATAATAAGACATCTTGTTCTTCCCAATGGGCTTGCCGGATCAAAGGAAGTTATTGACTTTATTGCTGAAAATCTCCCTCCTGACACTTACCTGAACATAATGGCGCAGTACTTTCCGACTTATAAGGCGCAGGAATATCAGGAGCTTTCAACGAGAGTCAGTTTAAGAGAATACATCGAATTAATAAGATATGCAAGAGAAAGGGGACTTAAAAGAGTGTGTGCAGAGCAGGTTAGCCTATTATAG